Part of the Cellulomonas taurus genome, ACCGGTGGCAGCGGGGAGACGGACACGCCGGGGACCGCCACTCCGCCGGTGGTCGTCGCCCAGCCCGGGCCCGCTGCGCCCGGCGCGTCGGGTCAGCACGCCGGACCCACGTGGCTGCCGCGCACCGGTGCGGAGGTCACCGGGGCCGCGCTGCTCGCCCTGCTGCTGATCGGGGCGGGTGCGGGGCTGATCCAGAACCGGCGCAGCCGGAAGCACCGCGAGGGCTGATCGCCAGCGACGGGGCGGCATCCAGGGACTCCTTGGGTGCCGCCCCGTCGGGCTGTCCGCGGCTGCCCGCGTAGGCTGGCCGGGTGCCCGTCCTGATCTACTCCCTGCTCCGGTTGGCCCTGTTCGTGGTCGCCACCGTGGCGCTCGCCTTCGCCGGGATGGGCTGGCTGTTCGCCGTCATCGTCGGTGCCGTGCTCGCGGCGCTGCTGTCCTACCTGCTGCTGAACGGACCCCGCGACCGCGCCGCGCAGTGGATGCAGGCGCGGGCCGAACGGCGCGGCGACCGGCCCAAGCTGTCCAAGCGCGCCCAGGAGGACGCCGACATCGAGGATGCGGCCGCCGACCGCGACGCCGCCGATCAGAGCGCCAGGCCCAGCCCCAA contains:
- a CDS encoding DUF4229 domain-containing protein, whose translation is MPVLIYSLLRLALFVVATVALAFAGMGWLFAVIVGAVLAALLSYLLLNGPRDRAAQWMQARAERRGDRPKLSKRAQEDADIEDAAADRDAADQSARPSPNSTP